From the Carya illinoinensis cultivar Pawnee chromosome 4, C.illinoinensisPawnee_v1, whole genome shotgun sequence genome, one window contains:
- the LOC122308169 gene encoding receptor-like protein kinase 5, with product MKKTTLIFLHFSIYFSIFFHLLSHANSQLSTQEQGILLNLKKLWGNPKSLKHWIPTNSSSHCSWPEITCSNDSIIGLSFRDYNINGTVAPFICNLKNLATFDVYNNSFHSTEFPIALYNCSKLEILDLSQNYFYGAIPNDIHRMSWLRELSLEGNNFDGNISSSIGRLTELRKLMLSSCPFTGSFPPEIGNLSNLEELGLAGNSKMVPTLPSEFGKLKKLKFLWMARTNLIGEIPNTIGEMEDLEWLDLSENNLIGKIPDNLFMPKNLRIVYLYKNKLSGQIPQVVKALNLDVVDLSDNNLTGTIPDDFGKLRNLTGLALFFNQLSGKIPDSIGRLPKLINLKLFNNNFSGSLPPEFGRYSMLEEFQVSNNKLIGQLPEHLCDNGKLLGVVAFENQLNGELPKSLGNCSSLELVKIYKNKFSGNIPNGLWTSSNLTMLMLSDNFFTGELPGRLARNLSRLEMNNNRFSGKIPQGLSSSSNLLVLKASNNLFNGTIPRDLSRLTILLLDRNQLSGSLPLDINSWKSLNTLNLSRNAISGQIPEELGSLPSLTELDLSENQLSGLIPSKLGLLKLPSLNLSSNHLTGSIPSEFENDAYAYSFLNNPGLCANRPSRYLNLENCSLRHQKSSKTSYKLIAWIIGLVVAVLLGLFISSFVIRNYKQGKHELHLTWKLISFQKLNFTESNILSGLIANNLIGSGGSGQVYRVVVNPSGDIVAVKKIWNNRKLEEYLEKEFLAEVKILSSIRHANIVKLLCCISNDNSKLLVYKYLDNRSLDRWLHKKSRATTFSSSINHVVLDWPKRLHIAVGAAQGLSYMHHDCSPPIVHRDVKSSNILLDLDFNAQIADFGLAKILINEGELATMSAVAGSFGYIAPEYASTTRINEKIDVYSFGVILLELTTGRKANDGDEHSSLAEWALRHIQDGKLIGDALDEEVKEPCHLNEMCHVFKLGLYCTSTQPSTRPSMKEVLKVLLQCSQPVRNGEKNATIEMFFPS from the exons ATGAAGAAAACAACTCTAATATTTCTCCATTTCTCTATCTACTTCAGTATCTTTTTCCACCTCCTCAGCCATGCAAACTCCCAGCTTAGTACTCAAGAACAAGGAATCCTACTAAATCTGAAAAAACTCTGGGGAAACCCGAAATCTCTCAAACACTGGATTCCAACAAACTCCTCCTCCCATTGTTCCTGGCCTGAGATCACTTGCTCCAATGACTCAATCATTGGATTATCCTTCCGAGATTATAACATCAATGGAACAGTCGCCCCCTTTATCTGCAACCTCAAGAACCTTGCAACATTTGATGTTTATAATAACAGTTTCCACTCAACAGAATTCCCGATAGCTCTCTACAACTGTTCCAAGCTAGAAATTCTTGACCTCTCACAGAACTACTTTTATGGTGCAATCCCCAATGACATTCACCGCATGTCTTGGCTTCGAGAGCTTAGCCTCGAAGGTAACAACTTCGACGGTAACATCTCATCATCTATCGGACGGTTGACAGAACTAAGAAAACTCATGCTTTCCTCTTGTCCTTTTACTGGTTCTTTCCCGCCAGAAATTGGAAACCTATCCAATCTTGAGGAACTAGGATTGGCAGGTAATTCCAAGATGGTGCCAACGTTGCCTTCAGAGTTTGGAAAGTTGAAGaaactgaaatttttatggatggCCAGGACGAATTTGATCGGGGAAATCCCAAACACGATTGGAGAAATGGAAGATTTAGAGTGGTTGGATTTGTCAGAAAATAACTTGATCGGGAAGATCCCAGACAATTTGTTTATGCCAAAGAATCTAAGGATTGTTTACctttacaaaaacaaattgTCCGGGCAGATTCCTCAGGTGGTCAAGGCTTTGAACCTCGATGTCGTCGATCTCTCAGATAATAATTTGACAGGAACAATTCCCGATGATTTTGGAAAGCTCAGAAATTTGACGGGTCTGGCTTTGTTTTTCAATCAGCTATCTGGAAAAATCCCAGATAGCATTGGTCGTCTTCCAAAGCTAATAAATCTcaagttatttaataataatttttcaggGAGTTTGCCTCCAGAATTTGGGAGGTATTCTATGCTGGAAGAGTTTCAGGTTTCAAACAACAAGCTTATAGGCCAGTTGCCAGAACACTTGTGTGATAATGGAAAGTTACTAGGAGTGGTAGCTTTTGAAAACCAACTCAATGGAGAGTTGCCCAAGTCGCTTGGAAATTGCAGCAGTTTGGAATTAGTCAAGATATACAAAAATAAGTTTTCTGGAAATATTCCAAATGGTCTTTGGACATCATCGAATCTGACCATGTTGATGTTAagtgataatttttttacagGCGAGCTTCCTGGGAGATTGGCAAGGAATCTTTCACGattggagatgaataataacAGGTTTTCAGGTAAAATTCCACAGGGATTGTCTTCCTCTTCAAATTTGTTGGTTCTCAAGGCTAGTAATAACCTCTTCAATGGCACGATTCCTCGAGATCTTTCTCGTTTGACAATTCTTTTGCTTGATCGAAACCAACTTTCGGGCTCCCTTCCATTAGACATTAATTCATGGAAATCATTGAATACACTAAACCTCAGCCGAAATGCAATCTCTGGACAAATTCCAGAGGAACTTGGTTCCTTACCAAGCCTTACTGAATTGGACTTATCAGAAAACCAGTTGTCTGGCCTAATTCCATCTAAACTTGGCCTCCTAAAGCTCCCTTCACTCAATCTGTCTTCAAATCATCTAACTGGAAGCATCCCAAGTGAGTTCGAGAATGATGCATATGCCTACAGCTTCTTGAATAATCCTGGTCTTTGTGCTAATAGACCATCTCGATACCTTAACCTCGAGAACTGTAGTTTGCGCCATCAAAAGTCGAGCAAAACTTCTTACAAATTAATTGCTTGGATCATAGGTTTGGTGGTAGCAGTTCTTCTAGGTTTATTTATTTCATCCTTTGTGATAAGAAATTACAAACAAGGAAAGCATGAATTGCATTTGACATGGAAGCTCATTTCATTCCAGAAGCTAAATTTCACAGAATCGAACATTTTGTCAGGATTGATAGCAAATAACCTAATTGGTTCTGGTGGATCAGGTCAAGTATATCGTGTTGTTGTTAATCCTTCAGGTGATATTGTTGCTGTGAAGAAGATTTGGAATAACAGAAAGCTTGAAGAATACCTTGAAAAAGAATTCCTGGCAGAAGTCAAAATACTTAGTTCAATTCGACATGCCAACATAGTGAAGTTGCTTTGTTGTATCTCCAATGATAATTCAAAACTTCTTGTCTACAAGTATTTGGATAACCGTAGCTTGGATCGTTGGCTGCATAAGAAGAGTAGAGCAACAACCTTTTCAAGTTCAATCAATCATGTTGTCTTGGATTGGCCTAAAAGGTTGCATATAGCTGTTGGAGCTGCCCAGGGGCTCTCCTATATGCACCACGACTGCTCACCACCCATTGTTCATCGAGATGTGAAGTCAAGCAACATCCTTTTAGATCttgatttcaatgcacaaatagCTGATTTTGGTCTAGCAAAGATATTGATCAATGAGGGAGAACTAGCTACAATGTCAGCCGTGGCTGGCTCTTTTGGATACATAGCTCCAG AGTATGCTAGCACAACAAGAATTAatgagaaaattgatgtttATAGCTTTGGGGTTATCCTTCTAGAACTGACAACCGGAAGGAAAGCCAATGATGGTGATGAACACTCATCCCTAGCCGAATGGGCATTGCGACACATTCAAGATGGAAAACTAATAGGTGATGCCTTGGATGAGGAGGTCAAGGAACCCTGTCACTTGAATGAAATGtgtcatgttttcaaacttggacTCTATTGTACTAGCACACAACCTTCTACCAGGCCATCCATGAAAGAGGTTCTTAAGGTTTTGCTCCAATGTAGCCAACCAGTCCGAAATGGAGAGAAGAATGCAACAATTGAGATGTTTTTCCCTTCATAA